A stretch of DNA from Maridesulfovibrio sp.:
AAAAAGAGCGGCGTTATATTTAAACAAGGCTTGATGGAAGTCAACCCGGAGACAGGGTCGTACTAAAGAGAAATCAGGCCTTCAATAGTGGCTGTTTTTTGGTAGAGGTCAATAATTTCATCTGCGGAAGTTGCGTAAATGGTCACGGTTACACTGGTGTATTTTCCTGTTCTGGAGTCTTTTTCACTGTGCGGGATTCCTTCCAGCATTTCTTTCAGCTGTATAAGAGAATTGCCGGGCACGATGAATTTGAATGTGTAATCGCAGGGCCATTCGTGATGTTCGTCAAGAGTTTTTTTAAAATTTTCCATGGATTGCTGCATGTTGTCTCCTTATCTTATGTGATGTCCCGGAACCTTGCCGGTTTGTCATGTGCAGATTTTTTCAGAATCCGGTCAGCGGGACAGCGTTGATATATGAACGGTAAAGTTGCCTGTCAATGGTGAATAAAAAAACATTTGTCTCTAAAGGAAGTTTTACAGCTGTCCGATATGTAGTAAAAGCAGCTGCACTGCACTACGTTGTAAACAAGGACGGGGAGAATGAAAAAGAGAAATTTACATGCCGCAAATTTTCGTCGGGTGCTGGAACTGTTTAATGAAAACAAGCCTCAGGACGCAGAAAAACTGTTGAAGATAATACAGGAAGATTATCTTGAACTGTATAACGAAAATAAGGATTTGCGCGGCCAGATAAAGGAAGTGGCCGATATTCTTGATCTTGCCGAGTGTATGGAGTTTGACGGTCAGAAATACTGGATAGATGAAGACTCGGAAAAAACCGGGCCTTATTGTCAGGTTTGTTACGACCGTGACGGTGTACTTATCAGGTTGCAGGAAAAGGCCAAGCACTGGGAGTGCTATTCCTGTCAGAATATGTTCGTCAAGATGCCTACCGGTAATGTAATTCACAAGAGTAGGCCCAAAAAGGAATCAAAGCCCCCGATCAGGCTTTTCAGCTGATTTCAACCAATATTCTTTTCAGTCCTTAATCACGGGAACGGGTCCGGGCGCATCAGCGTTCGGGCCCGTTTCTATTTTAAACCGGTTTTGTCCGGCAAATGATTCCGGGCAGATGAAAAATTTAACATTAAAGTGGTGGAAGAAATAGTATGGATAAAGTATGTGGAGCACCATCTTGTATCTGTTTTGTAACGGTTGTTGCCGGGAAGAAAAGAAAAAGGTTCTAATGTTATGTTTTTGAATGAAAGACATATGCAGCTTTTGAAACATGTGAAAAGCTATTCGGGAATAAAACGCTATCACGGTTTGATGCCTAAGCGTGAGGCTTTTCTCTACGAACAGGGGCTGCTTGACGAGATGCTCGCGAGCGGACTGATTGAGGAAGGCAGTATCTGCACTTCCTGCGGGAACAATCTTGAAGGTTACAGACTTTCCAAGAATGCGGAGCTGGAGTTCGAGAAAAAAGGTATCCATGTGGCGGACAATTACTGGGAGGATATCTGCTGCGTAGACATGGAAATCGGCCAGTATCTTGATAAGGAACATGTCAGGGCGCTGATGGATATTTATTACATGACCAGGGTTTCACTTTTCGGCGGAATAGCGCCGAAAGAAGTGCTGAACGGGAGCTATCCCTCGGATGTTTTGAGTGTTCTGATTGATGTCGGATTTATATACAGAATTTCTTTGAAAGGGCCTACCATCCGCTATAAAACAGGTTTTGTCCTTTCGGACAGGGCCTCGGCCATGCTGCAGCAAGCCGGTTACGTTAAATAGAACCACTGCTTGGAATCTGTTATTCCGACCCCGTCCACATGTCTTGGCGGGGTTTTCTTTTTTTTGCTTTTTTTTGTGACCGGATGTTAAAGATGATGAAAAAAATAATATGTTATTCTTTGTGTTGAATTTGTGGAATTCTTCGGGCTAGAATAACCTTTCATAACGCCTGTACCCAAACAGTGAGGTTACACCCATGGCGGATAAATATTTGTGTATTCACGGTCATTTTTATCAACCGCCCCGTGAAGATCCCTGGCTGGATATGATTTTTCCGGAGGGGAGTGCCGCTCCTTTCCGGCATTGGAACGAGCGAATCTGCCGCGAGAGCTACGGCCCGCTGGCCTGGGCCAGACGCACGGGCGGAAAAGGCATTTTTGATATCGTCAACTGCTATGAATGGATGAGTTTCAATGTCGGCCCGACCTTGTTTCGCTGGATAGAGCGGTCCGAGCAGGAGCTTTACGGCAGACTGCTGGAGGCCGATGCCGCAAGCATCAAGCGTTGGGGACACGGAAATGCCATCGCCCAGATATATCATCATGTGATCATGCCGCTGGCCTCGGAAACGGATAAAAAGGCGGAAGTGGCCTGGGCGGCTGCGGATTTTGAGGCCCGGTTCAAGCGCCGCCCTGAAGGAATGTGGCTTTCCGAAACCGCCTGCGATACAGCATCCTTGGAAGCACTCGCTGCCGAGGGGATTCTTTTTACTCTGCTGGCGCCGCGTCAGGCTGAGGCTGTGGCGGAAATAGGTTCATCAGAGTGGGTTTCCGTGGACGAAGGCTCACTGAACATCAAGGAACCTTATCTTGTTGAACTGCCGTCCGGGCGTTCCATATCCGTATTTTTCTACGATGGGGGGCTCTCGCAGGCTGTTGCCTTCGAAGGGTTGCTGCGTAACGGCGAGGACTACTGGAACAAGCTTTCCGGGGCGTCCGCACCGGGGCTTCTGTCCATCGGCACGGACGGTGAGACATACGGTCATCATTTCGAATTCGGAGAGATGGCCCTTGCCTACGTGCTGGCTCAGGCCAGGGAAGGGCGGGATGGTATTTCCCTGCTCAACTACGGAACCTATCTGGCTGAGCATCCGCCGACCCGGAAGGTGAAAATCCGTGAGAATTCATCCTGGAGCTGCTACCACGGAGTAGAACGCTGGCGCAGCGATTGCGGTTGCTGCACCGGCGGACATCCAGGATGGAACCAGAAATGGCGGAAACCACTCCGGGAAGGTCTGGACACGATAAAGACATTAATGGACGGACATTATTTCAATCTGGGTGAAAAAGTCTTTGTCGATCCTCTGGAAGCACTGACCGATTACGGGGCCGTGCTCGGGGGGCTTGTTTCCGAAGATGATTTTTTCAAGAAACACTTTAAGGTTTCAAAAGAGTCGCAGGAAGCCGATACCGGCTGGAAGCTGCTTTCCATGCAGAAATGGGCTTTGTCTTCATTTGCGAGCTGCGGCTGGTTTTTTGATGATCTTGCGCGGCTGGAGCCTGTCAACAACATGGGCTTTGCCCTGCGGGCCATGGAGATAGCAAGGGATACCGGGCTGATCGGGCTTGAGGATAAATTTCTTTCCATAGCCGGTGAAGCAAGGTCCAACGAGGAACGTTACGGCACCGGAACTGATTTATGGCACAGCAGGATAAAGATACAGAGCGAGACTCCGGGCAGCCTTATCGCTCAGGCATTGGTCAGGCTTTATGTGGAAGACGTCTTCCCTCTGTCCGGCGAGACCGGGCGTATAGAATGGCCGGGAGTCTCGGTGGTGATCAGGACCGGAGACAATTCCATGGTCATGTATCGGGGAGAGGCTGACATTCGTTGGAATCTTGAAACGGAAGTAAGGACCTACGACTGGAAATGGAGTCGCGGGGAACGGGTCATGGCCGGTTCTCTGGATATTTCCGGTCCCGGAAATTATACTGAAACTTTTTCACTGTCTGATATTTCATGGAAAAAGAGGCAGTCTCTTTCGCTTGCATGGGTTGACCGTGTTGCCGGAAATGCCTGGAATACCCGGATACTGAATTCCGGATGCGGCCCGAGGCTGTTCATCGGATTTGAGGACTACCAGACTTCCCAGACCTGGGCTCCTAAGTGGCGCGAAGTGTGGGAAGGACTTGCATGGCATTTTGTCTTCTTCGATGACAAGGTCAGTGATGACCTGATTGATTTCCTGCGCGAAGTAGGGCGCAACCATCCGGAAGCCGATTATCTGGTCGAGCGTATTTCCATGAAGCTGTGCGTCATGTTTGACGAGGAATACATATCCGCAAAGCATATCTCCATGGCGGTTGAAAGGGCCGGAGCAATCGGTCTGCCTCTTGATCTGTGGACGGTTCAGAACTGCTACTGGAAAAAGGTCCAAAACGGCAATGGCGATCCGGAGATCAGCCGTGCTCTGGGCTTTGATCTTTAGATGATCAGTTAAAAAGGCTGTTGCTCAATAAGATAAAAACGTCCTGCCGGATTACACTTATCCGGCAGGACGTTTTGATTTTCAATTCATCGGCAGGGATCAGAATTCGTAGACCGCTCCGGAGCCCATGGGCAGGACTTTGCAGGAAAGCCTTTTTTCGAGGAAAGCGAAACCGTCGTCTCCGGTGCAGTGGCCCGGCGAAATCATTTCCGGCTTGAATTCTTCGATTACCGCTGCCGTTCTTTCGAATTCGGCTTCATCCGCCCTGTAAAGATGCAGTCCGCCCAGAATGGCGTGGACCGAGTCTATACCGGTCAGTTCCCGTAAATGGTAGAGCGTGTTGGCAAGACCGCTATGGCAGCAGCCGAGGATCACGACAGGTCCGGAACTGCTCATGAGCAGCAGGAAGGCATCGTCCGGAACATGGTCGGTCAGAGCCATTTCCTGATCCGTGAAAAGTCCTTCCGTGGCTTCGAAAAGTCCTTCCCGGCGCGGTATCGAGGTGATCATGTACAACCCTTCGTCAAGCTCGACGTGATCGCGTACTATGATCGTGCCGGGATATTCGCAGGGAAAGGAAGCACTTTTGGCCGAACCGTCACGGCTGAGAGAATATCTTTCCGCGGCGAAATCGGGGTGTGCGTACACCGGGCCCATGAACTCTGTCTGCATGAGAGCGTCCATTCCCCCGGTGTGGTCCCAGTGTCCATGGCTTAGAGCAATGCCTTTGCCTTTTTCGGGGCTTATTTCCATCTCTGCTGCGTTTTTCAGAAAAAGAGGGGTTGCCCCGCAGTCCCAGAACCAAAGCTCGTCTCCGGGCAGATTGACGGCCATGGAGAGCCCCCATTCCTTGCCCAAAGAATCCTTCAGGGCCTTGTTGTCGCAAAGGACGGAAACCCGTGATACGCCGGTGTGTTTTGTGTTTACAGCGAGGGCCATTTCTGAGGATCATCCTTGAATAATTTGTAGTTTATGGAATCAACCAGAGCCTGCCAGCTTGCTTCGATGATGTTGTGGCTTACGCCCATGGTTGTCCACTGGCTTTTGCCGTCGGTTGATTCGATGAGCAGTCTGACATTTGATCCTGTCCCCGCCGCCTGTCTTACAGCACCGGAAAGGACGCGGACCTTGAAGTCCTGAAGCCTTACGTTCTTGAGCGCCGGGTAGAACGGCTCAAGGGCTTTTCGCAGGGCTTTGTCGAGGGCGTTGACCGGGCCTTCGCCTGAGGCGGCGGTGTGGTTTTCCTGTCCGTGAACCTTGACGATCACGGTCGCTTCGGAAAACGGTTCCGTGTCTTCCTTGCGCTTGGCGTCCACAACAAAGAAGTTGATGAATTCAAAGTACCGTTTGGACCAGCCCATGGCCTTGAAGAACAGCAGTTCAAAGGATGCTTCGGCTGCCGAGTATTCGAATCCGATGCTTTCCCTTTCCTTGATGTCTGCAAGAATGGTTTTGACCGCAGGGTCGTTTTTATCGAGATTGTAGCCGTATTTCTGGGCCTTGTAGAGGACGTTGCTCTTGCCGGACAAGTCGGAGAGAAGCACCCGGCGGTCATTGCCGACCAGCAGGGGGTCTACGTGTTCGTAGCTTGATGAATCCTTGAGCACGGCGCTTACATGTACTCCGCCCTTGTGTGCGAATGCGGCCTGCCCTACAAACGGCTGGCGCAGGAACGGGCGCAGGTTGGCTATTTCCGAGATGTAGGTGGAAGTGCTCTTGAGCTTGGAAAGCTTTTCAGATCCTATGGTTTCATAGCCCAGCTTCAGTTCGAGGTTGGGTATGATGGAGCACAGGTTGGCGTTTCCGCAGCGCTCGCCGTATCCGTTGATGGTACCCTGAATCTGGACCGCACCGTTCTCTACTGCGGCAAGGGAGTTTGCCACGGCCAGATCGCAGTCGTTATGGGCATGGATACCTATTTTGCATCCGGGGATTTTTTCCAGCACAGCCCTGCATGCATCGGCAACTTCACCGGGCATGGAGCCTCCGTTGGTATCGCAGAGGACGAGTACGTCAGCCCCTGCTTCATAAGCAGCCTTAAGGCAGTTTATGGTGAACTCCGGATTGGCCTTGAATCCGTCAAAGAAGTGCTCCGCATCGAAAAACAATTCGTCAACATGCGGACGCAGGAAGCCGATGCTGTTGCTGATCAGCTCAATATTTCTTTCCAGGGTGACACCGAGCGCGTGTGTGGCGTGAAAGTCCCATGTTTTTCCGAAGATGGACATGACCTTTGCCCCGGAATCAACCAGGGACAACAGGTTGGGGTCTTTTTCCGGAGTCAACCGGTTCATGTGGGTGGATCCGAAAGCCGAAATCCTGCAATTTTTCAAGGCATAGTTCCGTATTTCCTGGAAAAACTCCTTGTCTGTTGCATTGGATCCCGGCCACCCTCCCTCAACGTAGTGTACGCCGAGGGAGTCCAGCTTGCCGGTTATGCGTATTTTATCCTGAACACTGAGGTTTATTTCTTCCGATTGTGTCCCGTCGCGCAGTGTGGTGTCGTATATTTTTATTTTCGTCATTGTTTAGAGTTTGTTTTCATCGGACCCGCTTTTATCGAGCCCGAACGTGTTGTGGAGCGTTCTTATGGCCAGTTCGGTATATTTTTCTTCGATAAGGCAGGTAATTTTAATCTCGGAAGTGCTGATCATCAGTATGTTTATGTTTTCGTCACGCAGGGCCTGGAATGCACGGGATGCGACTCCGGAATGGTTGCGCATGCCCACGCCGATAACCGAAACCTTGCATACATTCTGGTCGTAAAGGATTTCCTGAGCACCCATGGGGTCCTTGATGCTGTCGATTATTTCAAGGGTCTGCTTGAGATCGGCACGGGGAATGGTGAAGGTCATGTCGGTCCGTCCGTCCTTGCTCGGATTCTGGACGATCATGTCAACCAGGACTCCGGCTTCGGCAAGAGGTGTGAACAGGGCGGCGGAAACACCCGGCTCGTCCTTGACCTTGGCAAGGGTTACGCGGGCCTGGTCTTTGTCATATGCAATACCGGAAACAAGTACTGATTCCATGTTTTCATCCTCCTGGGTGACGAATGTTCCTATCTCATCGCTGAAAGTGGAGCGGACATGAACTTTTACATTGTATTTTTTTGCAAATTCAACTGAACGAATCTGTAGTACCTTTGCGCCCATGCTGGCCATCTCCAGCATTTCATCATAGGAAATGGTGTCCAGCTTGCGGGCCTGGGAGCAGATGTTGGGGTCGGTTGTGAAAACGCCCGGAACATCAGTGAAAATTTCGCATAGGTCGGCATCAACTGCAGCGGCAAGAGCTACGGCGGAAGTGTCTGAACCGCCGCGTCCCAGCGTGGTGATCCGCCTGTCCTCGGTGCAGCCCTGAAATCCGGCCACTACGAGGATATCGTGCTTTTCCAGATACTCTTCGATTTTTTGGCGATCGATATCGAGAATTCGTGCTCTGGAGTGGGCTGTGTTGGTCTTGACCGGAATCTGGAATCCGAGCAGTGAGCGGGCCTTGATTCCCCGGTCCTTTAGAAGCATTGCAAACAGGGCTACGGAAATCTGTTCCCCGGTTGAAACAAGCGAGTCCATTTCAGCCTGATCCGGCTTTTCGGACCATTCGTTGGCCAGATCGATCAGGCGGTTGGTTTCGCCTGCCATGGCGGAGAGAACAACAATGACTTTGTTGCCTTTTTCGTAAGGCACCAGGACTTTTTCCAGAACCTGCTTCATGCATTCGAGGTTCCTGACCGAGGTTCCACCGAATTTCTGTACTACGATGTTCATTTGAACATTATCTCCTTAACTACATGTGTTCAACGGAAGTTGTTGGAATGACTTAAGATGTGAGGCAAGCTCTTCAAAAAGGGAAGTCGTTGAACCATGCAGGGTCAATTCTATTGTTCTGCCGGATGCGGCAGGTATCCAAGTGAAGAGCAGTGCGCTGTCAGGCCAGAAATCCACTCTCAGATACTGAATCCACTCTACAACTGTCAAAGTTTTTTTATTGTTCAGCAGATCAAAAAATTCGTCATCCGGTATTTGCCCTTCAAGACGATACAGATCGAAGTGGTTTACCTGCGGAGTGGTGGGGTAGATGTTCAGTATATTGAAACTCGGGCTGCTTACTTCGGCGTTCTGTGCTCCGGGCAGGGATTCCACCATGGCGCGTACCAGTGTGGTCTTGCCGGAACCCAGATCTCCGTTCATGAACAGGGGGATCTGCGTTTTGCGTTCACGGAAAAAAGAAGCCAGAGTGGAACCGAGCTTCATGGTCGATTCCACATCCGGCAGATGTATTGTTATTTTTGATTCTGTCATTTGCTCTTGGTCAGTACCTTCAGAACGTCTTCCTTGCCGACCACGCCTATCAGCTTGCCGTTTTCGACAACCGGCAGGGTGTACAGCTTTCTTTCGACCATGAGGTCGGCGATGTGTTCTATGTCCGTTTCAGGGCTGATGGTCACCGGATCGGGGGTCATGGCCTGAGCCACCTTGGTTGCCGCGATCTTGTTGACTTCACGTTCCAATTCCTCGTTGGACGAAAATGAAATGAATCCGTCCAGAATGGTGAACAGGGACGGCAGCGAGACCGATTTCTGTTGCGCCACGAGATCGCTCTGGCAGAGCACCCCGATGAGTTTACCGCTGTCGTCGACTACCGGAACCCCGTTCAGGTGTTTTTCCAGCAGCAGTTTGGCCGCGCCGGCGATATCGTCTTCAGGTGTCAGAGTAAGCGCTCCGGATGTCATGATTTCTTTAGCTTTCAGCATAGTTCCTCCTTGAGTACCACGGGCAGCATGTCCGCTATTTCAGTTGCAATGTTTCCACGGTACGGAAATTCCTCATTCAGATACAGTCCTGCCAGTCCATGCCAGTATACCCCGATGCAGGCGCTTTGCATAGGGGAGAGCGATCTGGCGAGCAGGGCTCCGGTTATTCCTGCAAGAATGTCCCCTGAACCTGCGGCTGCAAGGTTGGGTGCAGCAAGTGGAGAAATCAAGGTTCGTCCGTCCGGGCAGCCGATCACTGTTCCTGCTCCCTTGAGGACAAGGTACACCTGTTTGGAGACGGCGTATTTTCTGGCGGTTTCCAGGCGGTTTTCCTCCACCTCGGAAATGGTCTTTTTCACCAGTCGGCCCATCTCTCCCGGATGCGGTGTGAAAATGGAATTCCTGGGGATTTTCTGCATCAGATGAGAATCCCTTGCGAGCACGTAAAGAGCGTCGGCGTCGAATACAGACGGAGGAAGGTCAGCGTCAAGCAGTTCGGCAATCAGCCTGTGCGCTCCTTCGTCTCTGCCTAGTCCGGGCCCGATCACTACGGATTCGTATCTGTTCAGAATGGGC
This window harbors:
- a CDS encoding CBS domain-containing protein encodes the protein MLKAKEIMTSGALTLTPEDDIAGAAKLLLEKHLNGVPVVDDSGKLIGVLCQSDLVAQQKSVSLPSLFTILDGFISFSSNEELEREVNKIAATKVAQAMTPDPVTISPETDIEHIADLMVERKLYTLPVVENGKLIGVVGKEDVLKVLTKSK
- a CDS encoding DUF3536 domain-containing protein encodes the protein MADKYLCIHGHFYQPPREDPWLDMIFPEGSAAPFRHWNERICRESYGPLAWARRTGGKGIFDIVNCYEWMSFNVGPTLFRWIERSEQELYGRLLEADAASIKRWGHGNAIAQIYHHVIMPLASETDKKAEVAWAAADFEARFKRRPEGMWLSETACDTASLEALAAEGILFTLLAPRQAEAVAEIGSSEWVSVDEGSLNIKEPYLVELPSGRSISVFFYDGGLSQAVAFEGLLRNGEDYWNKLSGASAPGLLSIGTDGETYGHHFEFGEMALAYVLAQAREGRDGISLLNYGTYLAEHPPTRKVKIRENSSWSCYHGVERWRSDCGCCTGGHPGWNQKWRKPLREGLDTIKTLMDGHYFNLGEKVFVDPLEALTDYGAVLGGLVSEDDFFKKHFKVSKESQEADTGWKLLSMQKWALSSFASCGWFFDDLARLEPVNNMGFALRAMEIARDTGLIGLEDKFLSIAGEARSNEERYGTGTDLWHSRIKIQSETPGSLIAQALVRLYVEDVFPLSGETGRIEWPGVSVVIRTGDNSMVMYRGEADIRWNLETEVRTYDWKWSRGERVMAGSLDISGPGNYTETFSLSDISWKKRQSLSLAWVDRVAGNAWNTRILNSGCGPRLFIGFEDYQTSQTWAPKWREVWEGLAWHFVFFDDKVSDDLIDFLREVGRNHPEADYLVERISMKLCVMFDEEYISAKHISMAVERAGAIGLPLDLWTVQNCYWKKVQNGNGDPEISRALGFDL
- the cimA gene encoding citramalate synthase codes for the protein MTKIKIYDTTLRDGTQSEEINLSVQDKIRITGKLDSLGVHYVEGGWPGSNATDKEFFQEIRNYALKNCRISAFGSTHMNRLTPEKDPNLLSLVDSGAKVMSIFGKTWDFHATHALGVTLERNIELISNSIGFLRPHVDELFFDAEHFFDGFKANPEFTINCLKAAYEAGADVLVLCDTNGGSMPGEVADACRAVLEKIPGCKIGIHAHNDCDLAVANSLAAVENGAVQIQGTINGYGERCGNANLCSIIPNLELKLGYETIGSEKLSKLKSTSTYISEIANLRPFLRQPFVGQAAFAHKGGVHVSAVLKDSSSYEHVDPLLVGNDRRVLLSDLSGKSNVLYKAQKYGYNLDKNDPAVKTILADIKERESIGFEYSAAEASFELLFFKAMGWSKRYFEFINFFVVDAKRKEDTEPFSEATVIVKVHGQENHTAASGEGPVNALDKALRKALEPFYPALKNVRLQDFKVRVLSGAVRQAAGTGSNVRLLIESTDGKSQWTTMGVSHNIIEASWQALVDSINYKLFKDDPQKWPSL
- the tsaE gene encoding tRNA (adenosine(37)-N6)-threonylcarbamoyltransferase complex ATPase subunit type 1 TsaE, with amino-acid sequence MTESKITIHLPDVESTMKLGSTLASFFRERKTQIPLFMNGDLGSGKTTLVRAMVESLPGAQNAEVSSPSFNILNIYPTTPQVNHFDLYRLEGQIPDDEFFDLLNNKKTLTVVEWIQYLRVDFWPDSALLFTWIPAASGRTIELTLHGSTTSLFEELASHLKSFQQLPLNTCS
- a CDS encoding DUF493 domain-containing protein is translated as MQQSMENFKKTLDEHHEWPCDYTFKFIVPGNSLIQLKEMLEGIPHSEKDSRTGKYTSVTVTIYATSADEIIDLYQKTATIEGLISL
- a CDS encoding aspartate kinase, which gives rise to MNIVVQKFGGTSVRNLECMKQVLEKVLVPYEKGNKVIVVLSAMAGETNRLIDLANEWSEKPDQAEMDSLVSTGEQISVALFAMLLKDRGIKARSLLGFQIPVKTNTAHSRARILDIDRQKIEEYLEKHDILVVAGFQGCTEDRRITTLGRGGSDTSAVALAAAVDADLCEIFTDVPGVFTTDPNICSQARKLDTISYDEMLEMASMGAKVLQIRSVEFAKKYNVKVHVRSTFSDEIGTFVTQEDENMESVLVSGIAYDKDQARVTLAKVKDEPGVSAALFTPLAEAGVLVDMIVQNPSKDGRTDMTFTIPRADLKQTLEIIDSIKDPMGAQEILYDQNVCKVSVIGVGMRNHSGVASRAFQALRDENINILMISTSEIKITCLIEEKYTELAIRTLHNTFGLDKSGSDENKL
- a CDS encoding MBL fold metallo-hydrolase; translation: MALAVNTKHTGVSRVSVLCDNKALKDSLGKEWGLSMAVNLPGDELWFWDCGATPLFLKNAAEMEISPEKGKGIALSHGHWDHTGGMDALMQTEFMGPVYAHPDFAAERYSLSRDGSAKSASFPCEYPGTIIVRDHVELDEGLYMITSIPRREGLFEATEGLFTDQEMALTDHVPDDAFLLLMSSSGPVVILGCCHSGLANTLYHLRELTGIDSVHAILGGLHLYRADEAEFERTAAVIEEFKPEMISPGHCTGDDGFAFLEKRLSCKVLPMGSGAVYEF